The Stomatobaculum sp. F0698 genomic sequence GTCTGTCCTTGATTTTCGACTGAATGAAGGAGATGCGCTCGCCCTCCGCGGAGAGCTTGTTGACCGAAATCTGGAAGGCCTGCAGGAACTCCGCGAGATACTGCTCCGCAACCTCGGAGAACTGCAGGTGCGTCGCGTCGCGCGGAATGACCTCCGCATAGAACTGCAACGGATTCGTGATGCGAATCGAGTAGTGACCGTGTGCGCGGAGAAAGAGTTCCGCGTTGTAGAAGGTATCAAAGTAGTTCATCGGCGTCGGCGTGCCGAAGCGATTTCCCTTGATCTCCTGGAGATTGATGAAGAAAACCTGCTGCTTTCCGGACGGCACACCGCCGAACTTGATACGATTAAACGCATCGCCGAGCGACTCACCGAACTGTCCGTTGAAGAGCGAGGGCGCACTGGAATTGTTGACCGTATAGTAGCCCTCTTCCGCCGTATAGTCGACAATCTTTCCGCCGTCTACCAGCATCATGAACTGATTCTTCTGGACGACAATGCGGCTTCCGTTGCTCACATAATCCGCACTGCCCTTCGTGTTGGAGCCTTTTCCCGGGCGAACCGCCTTTGCTCCGGTAAAAACAGTGCCTTCTCCCATCTCGTCCGCTTCGAGGAACTCAAGCCACTGATCCGCAAGACCGCTTCCGATTGCGGAGACCGCTGCTTTAATAAGACCCATATCACACCTCCTGTTGGTTATGCCTTAGCTTCCGGTTACAAATACCTTTTTATTTTATCAAATTCTGTTCTGTTGTAAACTTACGTTTTCTGCGGCGCGGCGAAATCACCTTGACCGCCAAAAAGAGCAGGATGCCCATGAGGCAGAGCTGCAGACAGACAGTCGGCACCAGGGCCGCCTCAAAGAGCCTGCCGTCTCCGAGTAAGGCGAAATCCGAGTGTCCGGTAGCGCGAAACAGCAGCCCTTCCATCAGACTGAGCGGCGAGAGCCAAAGCAGTACTGCTGCGCCGTTCCCCGCGCCGCCGTAATTTCTGAGCAGTAAATAAAGCCCGTAAGGCCCGAAGAAGAGCAGGGCTTCGGCCGCAAAGGTCTCAACGATGGCAACCGCCGTCGTGCGATTCAGCGCCGAGAAAAAGAGCCCGAGACTGCCCGCAAGAGCTGCCGAAAGTAAGATTCCGCCAAACAGCAGGGCCAGATCCGTAAAACCCGCGCCGCCGAACAGCAGGGCGGTTAATAACACCGGCAGGCCGGAAAAAACAAAAATCGCAGCGGTGATCAAATTCTGCAAGAGATTTCCGAGAATGATGCTCGGCGGTGAGAGCGCTGTCCCGAGCAAAAGATCCAGGGTTTTTTGCTCCCGCTCGCCGCTTACGGCACTCGCCGCACTCGCCGGCACCAGGAGAGCCGCGAGTGCCAGTTCCGTCCAGATCAGCGCGTGAAAGACCCCGAGCACTTCCTCATAGCGAAGTTCTCCCGTATTTTCCGCGCGCTGAAACATGAGTCCCAACAGGAAGACCGCCATGGCCGAGAGCAGGGCATTGCCGCCGCAGAGCGAGGCACTGAAACGCGGCGTTCTGGCAGCCGCGCGGGAGGCTCGTTCACAAATCGGATTCATCTTCATCTTGTACGATTATCCTTTCCTCTCTGCCGACCGTCATGTTCAGGAAGAACGACTCCAAGGTTCCGGGTTCCCGAACAAAGCTCTTGACCGGCACCTCCGCATCGATGAGCTGCTGTAAGAGCGAGGCCTCATCCTCCGCGCTGCCGATGAACTCCAGTTGAAACTGTTTACCGTCCTGCATGACGGCCCGAATACAGGGGTTTCTCCGAAACATGCGAAGGGCCGTCTTCTCACCGTTTAAAACCGTGACCCGAAGCGGGTTCGAGTTCGCAATCTGCCGCAGTATCTCCTGTACTTCGCCGGTGGCCCGAACCCTGCCCTTATCCAATACCGCAATGTCGGTGCAGATTTCCGAGAGTTCCGAGAGCACATGGGAGCTTAAAAGAATGGTCTTCCCGCTGTCCGAAAGTTCCCCGAGCAGTTCGCGCAGGGAAAAGCGACTCCCCGGATCCAGTCCGTTGGTCGGCTCATCGAGCACCAGTAGTTCGGGATCGTGAATCAGGGCGCGTGCCAGTGAAAGCCGCTGCTGCATGCCTTTCGAGAGTTCCGTGACCAAACTGTCACGCCGCTCAAAGAGGCCCACACGCCGCAGAAGTTCCTCGTTCCGAAGACGCGCGTTGCGACCTCCGAGCCCGAAGCAGCTCGCAAAAAAGCTCATGTATTCGAGTACGGACATATTGTCATAGGCCCCGAAGCCGTCCGGGACAAAGCCGATCAGGCGTTTTGCCGCCTCCGGGCGCTGCCGCACATCGATACCGCCCACCAAAAGTTCCCCCGAGTCCGGCGCAAGTAGGCCTGCTGCGATGCGTAATAGGGTCGTCTTTCCGGCGCCGTTTTGTCCCATGAGGCCGAAGAGCGAGCCGCGCGGCACCGAGAGTGTGAGCCCTTTCAGAACTTCCAGATTTCGATAGGCTTTTCGAACATCGGAAAATACCAGCATCAGCTCTCCTCCCCTATGACGGTAATCCACGGGAGCGCTACATCCAAGCGATTGGGACTTGTGCTCTTCTCCTCGGCATAGCGCACCGTGATGGTTTGATCCAGCGCAAAATAAGGCGCGAGTTCTTCCGCCGTAAAGCGCGTTTTCCCGGCCTCGATGTCATCAAAGTTGCCGCTGCGGTAGTTGTAAAACGAAATCACACCGCGGAATTCCGCTGCGTTCTCGCCCGCTTCGCCGCTCTCAAAGATGGCATCCGGCGCCTCTAAAAGCAGCGCCTCGGTGCGGAAGTTCTTCCCGAGCTTATAGCTCAGCACGACCGGGTCGCCGCGGTAAAAGGAATTTGTGGCGGCGATATAGTCGCCGCTCAGCACCTCCGGGACCCGCATCAGCGCCGAGCGGCTGATGCGCTCATCTTCCCGCGCGTCCACGGTGAGCACCGAAGTCAGAAGATTCATGCCGAAATGCCTGAGCCCTTCGGTCTCTACCGCCTTGCCCGCGGGCTCCTCCTCCGAAAACGCGACCACACGCGCATCCGGCGTATAATTTCCCGCCACCTGGGAGAGGTAAAAGCCGAGGAAGTCCGCTCGCTCGAGCGCGCGCAGGTGCTCTCGCTCGTTTTTTCCGCCGTCGTAGACACCGGTCAGAAAAGCGGCGACCATAGGCTTGTTGTTAAGCGGAATATTGTATACATTTCGTTCCGAGACATCCACGGTCTCGTTTGCCTCCATGCGTCCGAGTGCGACCACCTTTCCGTAAAACAACAGAAAGGCATTGTTCACGGCGTACGGATAGCGGTTGGTCACCGTTCCGCTCACCTTGTCGCCGAAGAGACTCAAATCGCCCGAAAAGCCGAGACTCTGCTCGTTTGCCGTGCTCTTCTCCATGCGAAGCAACTTGGCACTGAAGGCCGCGGGATTTCTGACCGCAATCTCCCGTTCCTTTCCGCGTTCGGATACGGTGAGATCCGCCTCTTCTTCTCCGCTTATGCTACTGTTTGCCGCCGTCTGCTTCGCCGTGGCAAGGGGCACAATCTCACTCCCGGCTTCCAGCGCAAGCTGATAGCTTCTGTGCCGCGGATTTCTAAGATTGACATAGACGGTTTCGGAGAGCACATCCTCTCCGGCCTCCTGTATGCTCGCATAACTGTAAAACGGGCTTCGAAATCTGCTGCCCGCGGAGAAAAGCCAGGTGATACCGGCAAAGAAAACCGTCACGGCAATTGCGGCGCGCCTATATATTTGCTCCGACCGAAAGTGCCGCAGTACGGCATAGAGCGCGGGGCCCACCAGGAGCAGATAGAAAAAGAGCAAAGCGCCGTAACCGAGCAGATTCGGCAAAAGGGTTGCGGCGCCGTTGTCCACCAAGGTCTCCGCGGACCACTCCTCACCGTAGCGAACGCTTTGTGCCTCGGAAGCGAGGCGCTCAAGCCGCGCGCTTCCGAGGAGACGCGTTAAGAGCTGGTCGGTGTACTGCGTGTGCGCCGAGGCGTAGTCATGCAGGGCCGTGAGATCGATGGAAGAAACCGCAAGCACGCCGTTGCCCTTGTTGGCCGCCGTGATGAGGGGGCGCTCTCCCGCAGAGACCACCTCGCTGCCGCCGTGCAACGAAATATGAACATAGGGAAGCGCTACCGGCGCCTCGGCCTCATCCTCCGTTCCCGGGGTCTGTACGCTAAGACCGTCGGTCGCCGCGAGCGAAAGCTCCTGTGCGGTCGGCTGCTCGTACATATCGTCCAGAAACTCCGGCGCAAACATGCCGAGGGTATCGTTCACGCGTTCGCCGGTTCCGAAGAGCAGCACGCCGCCGTTTCGCATCCACTGCATGAGCGCGCGCACCTGCCGCACGCTGAGCTTCGAGACCTGATAGTTGCTGATGACCACAACATCAAAGGCATCCAGCTGCCGTCTGTCCTCCGGAAAATCGTTCTCGGAGAGCGCAAAGGTTCTGGTCTTCATCTGACCGTAGTTCACCGAGACGCCGTTTAAATAGGCAAGCGCCTCCGGCGAATCCGAGAGTAAACCGATGAAGAGCTCCGGCTCTCCGCCGCTCTTAGTGAGTTCCACCCGCTTTGTCTCCGCGAGTTTTCCCGCACTGTCCCGAAGCCGCACCCAAAAAGCATCCGCGCCCACACTGAGCGGCACCACATAAGAGGCAGTGTAGGTTTCCCCCGCTGTCAGACGAAGCGGATAGGCATAGGCGTAGAGCTCTCCGTCCGGCTGCCGGAACAAAAACTCGACACTTCCCTCCATGTCGGCATACGCACGGTTGTCTATGCTGAGACGAACCGGCATGTTGCGGCCGCCTTTCGCGCGATTTTCATAGCCGTATTGCACTTCAATGGTACGCATTGGCAAAATTTTCCTTTGTGAAATCCAGATTTCGCGGGAGTCGCACCACAAAAGCCGTGCCGCTCCAGTCGCTTGTCACCGTAATTTCTCCCCGGTGCATCTCGACAATGTTCTTAGCGATTGTGAGGCCCAGGCCCGTGCCGCCCGTCTTTGCGTTTCTGGACTGTTCGACGCGGTAAAAGCGGTCAAAGACATGGGGCAGTTCCTCGGCCGGAATCAGCTTGCCGTAGTTTACGACGCGGACGGTGACAAAATTCTCTTCCGTCACCAGATACACACGAAGCTGCTTGCCCTCCGCCCCGTACTTAATTGCGTTGCCGATCAAGTTTTCAAAGACGCGTGCCAACAATTCGGGGTCTCCCTCGATGCCGAGAGACTCCCGGTCGGCAATCAGCTCATAGTGTAGGCCCGCATTGACAAAGCTCGGGTAGAATTCTTCCAAAAGCTGGGCCAACAGCTGTACCAAATCCAAGCTGCTCACATGCATAACGAGTTCCCCGCCCGAAAGCTTTGTAAAACCGAAGAGCTCGTTGATCAACTTTTCGAGTTTCTTGGACTTTTCATAGGCAATGTCCGTGTAATGCGCGGTCGTCTCCGCATCCAGGCTGTCTCGCTTGGCTCTCAGGATATCCAGATAACCCACAATCGAAGTGAGCGGCGTGCGCAGGTCGTGTGCAATGTTCGTGACCAGCTCGGACTTACTCTTCTCCGCCTCGCGCTCCCGCTCCATGAGGGAGCGGAGCTCTTCTCCCAATCGATTCAGATTTTCTCCCATCTCCGAGAACTCATCGTCCCCTTCGATGTGCACCGTCGCTCGGAGATCTCCTCCCGCCATGTCTCGCATGGCCTCCGAGAGCGCGGCGATGTAAGAAAAAGACTTTCTCTGCAAAAACCAGAACACGAGACAGAAAAACAGAATGCCGCCGCCGAGTAACGCAAGCAAGGTCAAAAGGCGAAAATCCGCAATCGGTTGAAAGAGCGCCGCATGGGAACCACTCTGCACCTCGTAGTCGGCAACGGCGAGCAGATTTTTCGCCACAAAAAACTCAGCCGTCAGGGTGAGTAAGAGGCTATAAAGCAGAGAGGAGAAAACCTTCCGCTGAAAGCTCTCCCCTGCATTTGTCTTCTTATGTTTCACGCTGCGCCGCGCCTCCTCTTTGCCGTCTCAACCACAGTGTCGCCGCGGTCGCCAATAGGCTTAAGGACAGCGAAACGAAAAAGCGTTTCCAAAAGCCTTTTTCCGCCGCCGTCTTTGAACGTCTGCTGTTCTTCATGCTCCTATCCTCTCCTTGTCTCTTCGAGAAAACCGATTTCACATCCTTCACAGTACAGACCGCTTACTTTTCGATTTTATAGCCTACCCCCCAGACCGTGGTAATAATCTTGTCCTCACGGCTGTCCTCTTTTAACTTGCCGCGAAGGCGCCGAATGTGCACCATAACGGTATTGGTCGCCTCATAAACTCTCTCGTTCCAGACATTTTGGAAAATCTCATCCGTCGAGAAGACGCGCCCCGTGTTGCTTGCGAGCAAATAGAGGATGTCAAATTCGATCGGCGTGAGGCGTATCTCCTTCCCGTCCACGGAGACCTTGTGGTTATCGCGGTTGATGACCAAGCCGCGCACCGAAATCTCCCCTTTCTTCTTAGCCTCTTCCTCTTCTCCGCCGCTCTGGGGGTTAAGCTGGGTGTAGCGGCGCAGCTGGCTCTTGACGCGCGCCGTGAGCTCCAAGGGATTGAAGGGCTTGGTCACATAGTCATCCGCCCCGGTCCCGAGTCCCTTGATTTTATCGATGTCCGCACTCTTTGCGGAGAGCATGATAATCGGAATGTTTCTGGTCTCCCGTATCTTTGCGCACATGGAAAGTCCGTCCATGCCGGGCATCATGATGTCCAGCAGGACGAGCTGAGCATCGTTCTCCTCGAGTAAGCGCAGTCCCTCCTCCGCATCGTTGGCCTTGACCACCCGGTAACCGTCGCTCACCAGATAGATCTCGACCAGGTCCGCAATTTCCTTCTCGTCGTCCACAACCAGGATTGTTGTCTCCGTCGCCATAAGTCTCAAACCTCCTTTACACGCGGAAGCGATAGCCCACGCCCCAAATCGTCTCGATATACTGCGGTTTTGCCGTATCCAGTTCGATTTTCTCTCGTATCTTCTTGACATGCACCGTGATGGTCGCAATCTCTCCGAGGCTCTCCTCGCCCCAGATTTCCCGGAACAGCGCCTCTCTTGTAAACACGCGGTTCGGATTGGACGCAAGAAAGTTCAGAAGATCGAATTCCTTGGCGGTCAGTGTTCTCTCCTCGCCGTTCACAAACACGCGCCGCGCGGTCCGGTCTATTTTAAGTCCCCGAATCACCAGCACATCTCCTTGCTTTGCCGCGACCAGTCTCTCGTAGCGGCTTAAGTGGGCGCGCACCCGTGCGACCAGTTCCCGCGGCGAAAAGGGCTTCGTGATGTAATCATCCGCGCCGAGTCCGAGTCCCTGCACCTTGTCGATATCGTCCCGCTTGGCACTCACAATCAAAATCGGTGTGTTGTAGCGCTCTCTCACCTCGCGGCATATTTCAAAGCCGCTCTCGCCCGGCAACATGAGATCCAGAATCATCAAATCATAGGTGCCGCTCAGCGCCTCCTGCATGCCGTCCCGCCCGTTGAGACAAATTTTTGTCTCAAAGCCGCTCGCCTGCAAATAATCCCGCTCGAGCTCCGCTATGCTCTCATCGTCCTCGACAATCAGTATTTGTTTCAAGTCCAATCCTCCATGTGCTTCCTGAGCGAGAAGAGTATGGTCATTCCCTTCCCGGGTTCCGAGCGGGCCCAGACTCTGCCGCCGTGATCCTCAATGATCTTTTTCACAATCGAGAGCCCTATGCCGCTGCCGCCCTTAAAATTCCGCGCCTCATCCGCGCGGAAAAAGCGCTCAAACACATAGGGCAGCTGGCGCGGCGCAATGCCGGGGCCGTTGTCGGAGAGTTCTACCCGGACAAAGTCGCCGTCATCGACCACCCGCATCCGTATCTCCCCGATTGCTTTGTCGCAGTACTTGATGGAATTGCTGATGATGTTGTTGATGACGCGGCGCATCTGCTCGGCATCGGCGACAAGCTTGACATCCTCCCCGAGCGATTCCGTAAAAGTGAAGCGGAAGCTGCGCGCCTCCGTCTCAAGCCTAAGATCCTCCGCGCAATCCCGGAAAAACTGCGCCGCCGGCACAATCGCAAAGTGGTAGGGGATGCGGTTCGAGTCGATTTTCGTATAAAAGGTGAGTTCGTCGATCAAATGATCCATCTCGTTGGCCTTGTTATAGATGGTGCGGATATAGCGGTCCATCTGCTCCGGGCTGCTGGCAACGCCGTCCTGAATTCCCTCCACATAGCCCTTGATCGAGGTAATCGGAGTCTTCAGATCGTGGGTGATATTACTTAAAAACTCCTTGGCATCGCTGTCCGCCTTTTCCTTCTCCTCTCGGTTCTCCTTGAGGCGAAGCCGCATCTCTTCAAAGTCGTCCATGAGCCCGCGCATTTCGCTCGACACATCCTCGGTGTCAAGCGGCGCGTCGAAGTTCCCGTTTTTAATCTCCCGCATTGCCTGCTCAAGGCGCTCCAGCGGCAATATCACCGCACCGTAAACCCAGAACGCCATCGAAAAGGCCACTATAACAAGAACAGCAATTCCCGAAATGAGCACTTGCGTGGTCAGATAGGAATCGCTGTTCTTCCAAATCCCCAGGATGAAAAGAGCCATGGGGATGATGATAATCATCAGGACCGAACCGAACAATCTGATTCTGGTCTGTTTCACAGACAGTCCCTCCGAGCAACTATCAATTGTAATTTAGCCGAGATAGCTCTTCAGCTTTTCCGCGCGGTCCGTCTTCTCCCACGGAAGCGCGAGATCCTCTCTGCCGAAATGTCCGTATGCCGCCGTCTGCCGATAAATGGGACGCTTCAAATCGAGCATGCGGATGATGCCGGCCGGGCGAAGGTCGAACTCCTTGCGCACAATGTCGCAGAGCTCTTCATCCGAGAGCTTGCCCGTGCCGAAGGAATTGACCGAGACCGAGGTCGGCGTAGCGACACCAATCGCATAGGAGAGCTGAATCTCCACATTGTCCGCGAGGCCCGCCGCAACCAGGTTCTTTGCGACATAGCGCGCCGCATAGGATGCGGAGCGGTCCACCTTGGACGGATCCTTGCCGGAGAACGCGCCGCCGCCGTGGCGCGCATAGCCGCCGTAGGTGTCGACAATAATCTTTCTGCCGGTCAGGCCCGCATCGCCGTTCGGACCGCCGATCACAAAGCGGCCGGTCGGGTTGATATAAAAGCGCGTGTGCTCGTCCACGAGTTCCTGCGGGAGCACCGCATCGAAAACATACTTCTTCACATCCGCGTGAATCTTCTCCTGACTCACCTCCGGATCGTGCTGGGTCGAGAGGACCACCGCGTCGAGACGCGCCGGCTTGCCGTTCTCATCGTACTCGACCGTAACCTGGCTCTTGCCGTCCGGGCGAAGATACGTAAGCGTTTTGTCCTTTCTGAGCTCGGTCAGCTTGCGGCAGAGCTTATGTGCAAGGCTGATCGGATAGGGCATGAGCTCCGGCGTCTCACGGCAGGCATAGCCGAACATAAGTCCCTGGTCGCCCGCACCCTGATTGAGCTCCTCGTCCTTCTGTCCCTCTCTCGCCTCGAGCGCATGGTTCACACCCTGCGCAATGTCGGGCGACTGCTCATGCAGCGCGGTCAGCACCGCGCAGGTGTCGCAGTCAAAACCGTACTTACCTCTTGTGTAACCGATTTCGCGCACGGTGTCGCGCACCAGCTGCTGGTAATCGATGCGCGCCGTCGTGGAAATCTCACCCATCAAGACAACCAGACCGGTTGTGGTGGACGTTTCACACGCAACGCGGCTCTCCGGATCCTGTGCGAGCAGCGCATCCAGAACCGCGTCTGAAATCTGGTCGCAGATTTTATCCGGATGTCCCTCTGTGACAGACTCCGAAGTGAATAATCTTCTCTCCATTTTTCTTTTCTCTCCTCTAAAAGCAATTGCTTTTCTTTCAGCCGGCGACCATCATGAACTTTCGAAGGTCGCGCTCGTTGTTCGCCAGCTCAATGACGGCGCCGAGGGCGCGAAGCTTCTCTTCGAAGTGTTCGTAGCCGCGCTGAATAAAGTGTATGTCGGAAATCGTTGTGATTCCCTCTGCGGCAAGTCCAGCAAGCACCAGCGCTGCGCCCGCACGCAAATCGCAGGCGTGAATCTCGGCGCCGGTAAACTTCTCGACGCCGGTGATAATCGCTGTGTTTCCCTCTACCTTGCTACAGGCTCCCATTGCGCTCAATTCGCGTAGATAGCGATACCGGCTCTCAAAAATAGACTCGGTCAAGACGCTGACCCCGCGCGCCAAGGCCATGGCCGTGCCGACCTGCGGCTGCATGTCGGTCGGAAAGCCCGGATAGGGAAGGGTCTTCACATTGACGGGACGAAGACGCGGCGTGCCGACCACGCGAATCGCGTCGTCAAACTCGAGCACCTCGCAGCCCATCTCGATGAGTTTTGCGCTGATTGCCTCCATGTGTTTCGGAATCAGGTTTTTGACCATGATATCCCCGCGGGTAATCGCTGCCGCGAACATAAAGGTTCCCGCCTCAATCTGATCGGGAATAATGGAATAGGTCGCCGCATGAAAACGCGGGACGCCGACAATGCGAATCACGTCCGTACCTGCGCCCTTGATATTGGCTCCCATGCTGTTCAGGAAGTTCGCGACATCGACGATGTGCGGTTCCTTCGCCGCATTCTCCAGTATGGTTCTCCCCTCCGAGAGTGCCGCCGCCATCATGACATTGATCGTAGCGCCGACCGACACCACATCAAAAAAGATGTGCTCTCCGCGGAGTTTTTTGCTCTCAACGCGTATTCTGCCGTTGACAATCTCGACCTCGGCGCCGAGCGCGCGAAAGCCCTTTAAGTGCTGGTCTATGGGTCTCTGCCCGATTTCGCAACCGCCCGGCATGGGCACATCCGCCCGTCCGTACTTTCCGAGCAACGCACCGATTAAATAGTAGGAAGCCCGAATACGCGTCATGTTCTCGGACTCCACCGAGAGCTCACGTATCCCTTTTCCGTTGATTCGCACCGTGTGTGTATCGAGGCGCATCACATCCGCGCCGATTTCCCGGATCGCATCCAGCATCATATTAATGTCCTGAACGTCCGGTAAGTTTTCAATTAACACATCCTCATCGGCCATGACGGATGCTGCGAGTATGCCAAGCGCCGCGTTCTTTGCGCCGCTGATCGAGACCTCACCGACCAACGGATTGCCGCCTTTCATGATATATTGTGCCATCTCACTCCTTTTGGCGTTCCTTCGCCGGAACATGGTCAGTGCTACTATATCACAGCTTTCTTTATTCGTAAATCAGCGTGAAGAAGTGAGCGCAGCAAAGTCACTTCGCCCGTTTTCAAACATACGAGTCGCCTCTTCCATCGTGAGCTTAAAGTAAGTACCGTCATCGATGCGATACAGCGAAACGGTCGAACGGTCGTAGCCGTAGAGAATGAGCGGGGTGCCGCCGTCCGAATAGGCGAGCAGCGGTGCGCCGCCCGAGACAAAGTAGAGTACCGCGGGCAAATTTGTTCCGTAGAGATCGAGCGCTGTCCCGTCCTGTCTTGCCGCGAGCAGCGCATCCTTACTCTGATCCGGATTTTTGATGTTTCGCGCACTCGCCGTGCCGGCCCGGCAGTAAAGCATGCGCCCGCCGCTCCGCACATAGCCGCGGTTTTCGTAGGCGATGTTGATGGCCTGCCCCGCACTCTGATAACGCCCCAGATACCTGCCCTGTCCGTAGGCCTCATAGCGCGCACTGTCATCGCTCTGTTTGTCGACCTGCATTCTCGGTGCGCTGTCAAAGCTCACCGCGTCCGATGCCGCCGCTCTTGCGCGCTTTGCCTGGAATCCGCGCGGTGTCGCCGTATAATAGACCTTTTCCTTCTCTGTATTGTTCTCGGTGAGCACGCGCGGAGCCGTCTCCTCCATGGAGTTCGAGACTATGGTATCGCTTCCGCTCACGCGGAAGCTGTGTTCTCCCGTCTTCGTGATTTTTTCCAAATGAATACGCGTTCCCGTCACCTGTACATCCGAGAGCAGTACGCCGCTCTCCATGTAGCGCGTGGGATCCGGGCTCTTCGCATTGCTGTCCGTGATCTCAATGGCAGTGAGCGGCAGTTCCCGCACAACCCCGTTTAACTCCCAGCTGTTTCCCTCCTCGGCGATGCCGACCGCGAGGTCGTGCCCCAGGTAGCCGAGCGGACGCAGTAACTGCCCCGTGCCTGCGACAATCGGGGTGCGCTTTCGGCTTTCCACCTGCATCTGGTTGATGGCGGAGGCCCCGAAACCGTTCGCCGTATCCTGCCAGGCAAGTTCTTCCTGCGAAGCGCTGACCTGTAAGTTACTCTGCGCCGCATCGGCACAGAGCACAATGTACTCTTTGCTCTGCAAATCGAGGCCGTAGACCGCATTGCCGAGTTTAAAATAAAACATGGAGCCGCCGCTCTCCGCGGAGAGCAGCTCCATATCCGCCTGGAGCTCTTCGAAGCTCTCGGTGGTCGGAATAAAGGCCTGCTCGGTGACCGCACTCTTCGCGCTGTCATAGCGCATCAGCGAGATACCGACCTCGCCCTCGTGTTCGCCGCGGTTCATATAGCCCGCAAGTAGGAAATCAATGTCGCCCTTGTCCGAGAGGGAGAGGATTTTCAGACGGTGCTTTCGGTAGCCCGCGCGCACACCGCTGTCCACACCGCTCCGAAACGAAAAAATTCGCGTGTAGAGACTGCGGGCACCGTCGAGCAGCCAGAGGTCACCGTTGGAAATAACGGCCTTCCAGCGCTTGCCCTTGCTGTCTGTTGCCTGCACGTTTCCGTCCTCGTTGATGCCGAGGTACATCTTGGCACCCGAAAAACTCGACTGATCGCCGAGGAAAATCTCGTGCATGGTGCGGGTGTAATCCATGAGGTAAATACGCTCCGGTCCCTTTCGCATCACGAAATTTTCGCTGATTTCAAACTGCATCTGCGTGCCGTCCTCGCTGTCTCTCGACGCGAGAAAACTGCGGGACACAATGGCCAAATTGCCGTTGTATTCGAGGAGGCGCAGATCTGCCTCTCCCGTCACGGTGAGTTTTAACCCGCCGTAGGTCAGTTGGTTAAAGCTCGACTTTAAGTCCACAC encodes the following:
- a CDS encoding sensor histidine kinase; its protein translation is MKHKKTNAGESFQRKVFSSLLYSLLLTLTAEFFVAKNLLAVADYEVQSGSHAALFQPIADFRLLTLLALLGGGILFFCLVFWFLQRKSFSYIAALSEAMRDMAGGDLRATVHIEGDDEFSEMGENLNRLGEELRSLMEREREAEKSKSELVTNIAHDLRTPLTSIVGYLDILRAKRDSLDAETTAHYTDIAYEKSKKLEKLINELFGFTKLSGGELVMHVSSLDLVQLLAQLLEEFYPSFVNAGLHYELIADRESLGIEGDPELLARVFENLIGNAIKYGAEGKQLRVYLVTEENFVTVRVVNYGKLIPAEELPHVFDRFYRVEQSRNAKTGGTGLGLTIAKNIVEMHRGEITVTSDWSGTAFVVRLPRNLDFTKENFANAYH
- a CDS encoding SPFH domain-containing protein, whose translation is MGLIKAAVSAIGSGLADQWLEFLEADEMGEGTVFTGAKAVRPGKGSNTKGSADYVSNGSRIVVQKNQFMMLVDGGKIVDYTAEEGYYTVNNSSAPSLFNGQFGESLGDAFNRIKFGGVPSGKQQVFFINLQEIKGNRFGTPTPMNYFDTFYNAELFLRAHGHYSIRITNPLQFYAEVIPRDATHLQFSEVAEQYLAEFLQAFQISVNKLSAEGERISFIQSKIKDRLNAEVDAELDEKWGPRGFELVEIGVDGLSYDDQSQELINMRNQGAMLSDATIREGFVQGQIAQGIRSAGENPNGGAVGMMGVGMGMNAGMGFMGQASNTNYQQMQMQQQAQQQAQAQAQAAAQAQQMQAASQVAAGQWACPTCGAENSGKFCTECGAKRPETSGWQCPNCGSENSGKFCTECGNPRP
- a CDS encoding sensor histidine kinase; translation: MKQTRIRLFGSVLMIIIIPMALFILGIWKNSDSYLTTQVLISGIAVLVIVAFSMAFWVYGAVILPLERLEQAMREIKNGNFDAPLDTEDVSSEMRGLMDDFEEMRLRLKENREEKEKADSDAKEFLSNITHDLKTPITSIKGYVEGIQDGVASSPEQMDRYIRTIYNKANEMDHLIDELTFYTKIDSNRIPYHFAIVPAAQFFRDCAEDLRLETEARSFRFTFTESLGEDVKLVADAEQMRRVINNIISNSIKYCDKAIGEIRMRVVDDGDFVRVELSDNGPGIAPRQLPYVFERFFRADEARNFKGGSGIGLSIVKKIIEDHGGRVWARSEPGKGMTILFSLRKHMEDWT
- a CDS encoding ABC transporter permease; translated protein: MNPICERASRAAARTPRFSASLCGGNALLSAMAVFLLGLMFQRAENTGELRYEEVLGVFHALIWTELALAALLVPASAASAVSGEREQKTLDLLLGTALSPPSIILGNLLQNLITAAIFVFSGLPVLLTALLFGGAGFTDLALLFGGILLSAALAGSLGLFFSALNRTTAVAIVETFAAEALLFFGPYGLYLLLRNYGGAGNGAAVLLWLSPLSLMEGLLFRATGHSDFALLGDGRLFEAALVPTVCLQLCLMGILLFLAVKVISPRRRKRKFTTEQNLIK
- a CDS encoding response regulator transcription factor, with the translated sequence MATETTILVVDDEKEIADLVEIYLVSDGYRVVKANDAEEGLRLLEENDAQLVLLDIMMPGMDGLSMCAKIRETRNIPIIMLSAKSADIDKIKGLGTGADDYVTKPFNPLELTARVKSQLRRYTQLNPQSGGEEEEAKKKGEISVRGLVINRDNHKVSVDGKEIRLTPIEFDILYLLASNTGRVFSTDEIFQNVWNERVYEATNTVMVHIRRLRGKLKEDSREDKIITTVWGVGYKIEK
- a CDS encoding ABC transporter ATP-binding protein, whose amino-acid sequence is MLVFSDVRKAYRNLEVLKGLTLSVPRGSLFGLMGQNGAGKTTLLRIAAGLLAPDSGELLVGGIDVRQRPEAAKRLIGFVPDGFGAYDNMSVLEYMSFFASCFGLGGRNARLRNEELLRRVGLFERRDSLVTELSKGMQQRLSLARALIHDPELLVLDEPTNGLDPGSRFSLRELLGELSDSGKTILLSSHVLSELSEICTDIAVLDKGRVRATGEVQEILRQIANSNPLRVTVLNGEKTALRMFRRNPCIRAVMQDGKQFQLEFIGSAEDEASLLQQLIDAEVPVKSFVREPGTLESFFLNMTVGREERIIVQDEDESDL
- a CDS encoding response regulator transcription factor, with product MKQILIVEDDESIAELERDYLQASGFETKICLNGRDGMQEALSGTYDLMILDLMLPGESGFEICREVRERYNTPILIVSAKRDDIDKVQGLGLGADDYITKPFSPRELVARVRAHLSRYERLVAAKQGDVLVIRGLKIDRTARRVFVNGEERTLTAKEFDLLNFLASNPNRVFTREALFREIWGEESLGEIATITVHVKKIREKIELDTAKPQYIETIWGVGYRFRV